The sequence below is a genomic window from Hippocampus zosterae strain Florida chromosome 15, ASM2543408v3, whole genome shotgun sequence.
aattTAACGCTGTATCTTATTCTCAACTATTGAAACTAAATACCGTAGTGTCCAGTCTTTGCACACTTAAAATTTCTTTTCTGTTTCGACCTGAAATTGACAATATATAGATGTGGGGGTTAAACAGTAGACCGACTGTGTCGAGGTGTGTTCGTTGGTGCTTGGCGCGATCGCTGGAGTTGCTGAAGGCCTTGAAGCAGCCAAGGTGCTGGCAAACGTACGGCTTCTCTCCCGTGTGGCTCCGCAGGTGGATCTTAAGGTTCTCCAGGCGGGAAAATGCTTTGGAGCAGCCTTCAAACTGCAGAAAATcgcaacaaaaacatacaatgCTTTTTCCTCACTTAAATATTTGACTTTGCTTCTGCCTCCATTCAACAAGGACATTTTCCCTGAAGTCTCCGGTTTCTTTATCATGCCAACTCACCATGCACTTGTTGGGCTTTTCCCCGGAGTGCACCCTCATATGGATGAGCAGCTTGTACCGCGCGTTGAAGGGCTTTTGGCGTCGGATGCAGTCGGCCCAGTAGCAGGCAAATTCTTCACCCTTACGCTGGTCCACATGCACCTTTTCAATGTGCCTCGCCAGTTCCTCCCGACTCCTGCAAGTGGCGTTGCAGTCATTCCAAAGACACTGCTGGTGACGTAATTTGTCCTCTGTGGGCTCTTGTTTTACACAGAGACGGCCCTCCAGAATATTTTGAGATGGGGTCCAATCGGGTAGACTGTAGGGTACAGGAGGGGTTGGTTGGGAAGTATTGCAGATCCTCTGAGAGGTTTTAGGACCCGTAGAGAATCCATCCTCAGTTCTATCATGGTTGATCATGCAGGTGAGATCCAGAGAAACCATAGAAGTCCTTGGTGCATAGCACACCCCAATGCCACCTGAGAGTATGGACGACTGGACCCCAGAATACGAAGGTCTCTGGTGCTCCTCCACATCTTCGAAGAAACCAGGAAGAGTCATCTGACCATCTGGCGGTCTGAGGTCCATGGGTCCAAAGTCTGGGGGCCACATCTTTGTTGTCGATGGAAAGCCGTCAAGCCGTCCCCAATATCCCTCCGCTGTTGAGGATCACATTTTCAACATCTGGAGTCTCCACTGTCAGACATCTTTTGTGCGCTGTGTGGGtaaaacaaaattcaacatgACACCCCAAAGTTATGACCCAAGAGAAGTCCCTTTGATCAGGAATCTTTGACTTTCCATCAGTGAGTGGTACAAGCGTTTTTCGGAAACCACTTTTGTGAGAGGCATCAAAACAGATTTAAAATCCACCGGCAAAAGAACACATGCAGGACATTAATATGCCATGAAAAACATTTATAGTCCAAGAAAAGCCCTTATGCACTAATAGGTTTTTCCAAACCAACAAATAAGTTGGAAAGATACACATTTTTAGGACACACTTTTGAGAGGTTGTAAATGAAACCTGGATCCAGAGCCTTGTTAGTTGGGAAAGATGACAAGTCATCTCAAGTGGCTTCACTCATATGTtgctgatgtcatttacatcagGTAATGAGTCATGACTACAACCCGGCCGGGTTCTTTCTTGCGGATTCGGCCCAGACGATGAGTAAGTGGACTTCTAAAGAGCCAGCCGGTCTCTAAGTGTATACTTCACGCACATGCTTTACTGGTATAGTCTGGTTTACTGTTTAATGGGCCTTCCTGTAACATGGAGGCGTGGGAATTGTGAG
It includes:
- the LOC127616017 gene encoding zinc finger protein GLIS3-like, producing the protein MWPPDFGPMDLRPPDGQMTLPGFFEDVEEHQRPSYSGVQSSILSGGIGVCYAPRTSMVSLDLTCMINHDRTEDGFSTGPKTSQRICNTSQPTPPVPYSLPDWTPSQNILEGRLCVKQEPTEDKLRHQQCLWNDCNATCRSREELARHIEKVHVDQRKGEEFACYWADCIRRQKPFNARYKLLIHMRVHSGEKPNKCMFEGCSKAFSRLENLKIHLRSHTGEKPYVCQHLGCFKAFSNSSDRAKHQRTHLDTKPYACQIPGCTKRYTDPSSLRKHVKTHSAKGVQGAKIHMYSVPELDMLNGSALPGLKNLPDSYTNGGSLDCVPPRVDIHYLGMEESFHRRNVLFMTTDDAKLQQAFPSEFFDERRASRPIFDGGFAEPPAHFPQASAAPSAAFDLIHDLDDDDDDFLFNTGAVDPRLGPVDAFYLDS